A single window of Hymenobacter sp. APR13 DNA harbors:
- a CDS encoding YdeI/OmpD-associated family protein, whose product MARALDTLPVLDPVTRPAWRAWLAAHHTQPTGIWLTLYKKAHGPGYLNYAEAVEEALCFGWIDSLPRKGDAVCYQLYFSPRKPGSVWSALNKRRVAALQAANLLYPAGQAKIDAARQDGSWAALDAVDALELPPDLAAAFAENEAARQHFAAFPPGVRKQILQQLAAAKRPETRRQRIMRIVEKAARNERLV is encoded by the coding sequence ATGGCTCGTGCACTCGATACGCTCCCCGTGCTGGACCCCGTAACCCGCCCGGCGTGGCGGGCCTGGCTGGCGGCCCATCACACCCAGCCCACCGGCATCTGGCTCACGCTCTACAAGAAAGCCCATGGCCCGGGCTACCTCAACTACGCCGAGGCCGTGGAGGAAGCGCTGTGCTTCGGCTGGATTGACTCCTTGCCGCGCAAAGGTGACGCCGTGTGCTACCAGCTGTACTTTTCGCCGCGCAAGCCGGGCAGCGTGTGGTCGGCGCTGAACAAGCGGCGGGTAGCGGCGCTGCAAGCGGCCAACCTGCTGTACCCGGCCGGCCAGGCTAAAATCGACGCGGCCCGACAGGACGGCAGCTGGGCCGCCCTCGACGCGGTAGATGCCCTGGAGCTGCCGCCCGACCTGGCCGCCGCCTTCGCCGAAAACGAGGCCGCTCGCCAACATTTTGCGGCCTTCCCGCCCGGTGTCCGCAAGCAGATTCTGCAGCAGCTGGCCGCCGCCAAGCGCCCCGAAACGCGCCGACAGCGCATCATGCGCATCGTGGAAAAGGCGGCCCGCAACGAGCGGCTGGTCTGA
- the blaOXA gene encoding class D beta-lactamase, with product MHPIYLFLLSLWLLAAPSAPRVAERNFQAHFDQYGVQGSFLLYDEAAGQYVAYQPARCRQSFLPASTFKIPNTLIGLQTGALPDTATICRWDGQQRSFPQWNEDMTYARALRVSCVPCYQQLAQRIGVKRYRQWLPRLRYGRMAVATATLDTFWLDGESRISQFEQVAFLRRLQAETLPVEKRHQRAVKQLLVLKKTPEYTLYGKTGWRFRSATNPDNGWLVGWVERADGRRAFFALNVEPKPGPVDDARFIASRRAVTEAILQELKWL from the coding sequence ATGCATCCGATATATCTATTTCTACTGAGTCTGTGGCTGCTGGCGGCTCCTTCGGCGCCTAGGGTAGCGGAGCGCAACTTTCAGGCACACTTCGACCAATACGGCGTGCAGGGTTCGTTTCTGCTGTATGATGAGGCGGCCGGGCAGTACGTGGCCTACCAACCGGCGCGCTGCCGCCAGTCGTTTCTGCCGGCTTCCACCTTCAAAATCCCCAACACCCTCATCGGGCTGCAAACAGGCGCGCTGCCCGACACGGCCACCATCTGCCGCTGGGACGGCCAGCAGCGCAGCTTCCCGCAGTGGAACGAGGACATGACTTACGCCCGCGCCCTGCGCGTGTCGTGCGTGCCCTGCTACCAGCAGCTGGCCCAACGCATCGGCGTGAAGCGGTATCGGCAGTGGTTGCCGCGGCTGCGCTACGGCCGCATGGCCGTGGCAACCGCCACCCTCGACACCTTCTGGCTGGATGGCGAATCGCGCATTTCGCAGTTCGAGCAGGTGGCATTTCTGCGCCGCCTGCAGGCCGAAACGCTGCCTGTGGAGAAGCGCCACCAGCGTGCCGTGAAGCAGCTCTTGGTGCTGAAAAAAACGCCGGAATACACGCTCTACGGCAAAACCGGCTGGCGCTTTCGCTCCGCCACCAACCCCGACAACGGCTGGCTGGTAGGCTGGGTGGAGCGCGCCGATGGCCGCCGCGCCTTTTTCGCCCTGAACGTGGAGCCCAAGCCCGGCCCGGTTGACGACGCGCGGTTCATCGCCAGCCGCCGCGCCGTCACGGAGGCCATTCTGCAGGAGCTGAAGTGGCTGTAA
- a CDS encoding N-acyl-D-amino-acid deacylase family protein — MRLAFLLLLLAHTVLAQTPPKADFLIRNGRLYDGTGNTWTLADVAVRNGRIVAVGRLPASYPADTVLDARGLAVAPGFIDVHTHIEDDEMRQPTADNFLYDGVTTVVTGNCGSSRPDLRRYFHSLDSARLSVNVASLIGHGTVRKAVMGRARRAPSEAELGQMEALVDSAMRAGAVGLSSGLIYVPGTYSRTPELVRLARVAGRAGGLYATHMRNETDSVTYSIEEALRIGREANLPVQISHLKLGGQQNWGRTANLLSRIETARQSGQAVTIDQYPYTASSTSLSTLLPDAVQADGRDSLRARLARPAVRRAVEASLLERLKRRQLRHFSYAVVASFPPDTSYNGLSIEQINQRRGRPHNARAEAATVLDLVLQHDAGMVFHGMSETDVQNIMRYPQNMVASDASIRVWQEGVPHPRGYGSNARVLGRYVRELHVLTLEEAIRRMTSLPAQTFGFSDRGLLRPGFVADIVVFDPATVQDRSTFEQPHQYSEGMKYVLVNGRLTVRNGRHTGARSGQVLRR; from the coding sequence ATGCGCCTCGCCTTCCTGCTTCTGCTGCTTGCCCACACCGTGCTGGCCCAAACGCCGCCCAAAGCCGACTTTCTCATCCGCAACGGCCGCCTCTACGACGGCACCGGCAACACCTGGACGCTGGCCGACGTGGCCGTGCGCAACGGCCGCATCGTGGCCGTGGGCCGCCTGCCGGCCAGCTACCCCGCTGATACCGTGCTCGACGCCCGCGGCCTGGCCGTGGCCCCCGGCTTCATCGACGTGCATACCCACATCGAAGACGACGAAATGCGCCAGCCCACCGCCGACAACTTCCTCTACGACGGCGTGACGACCGTCGTGACCGGCAACTGCGGCTCCTCCCGGCCCGACCTGCGCCGCTACTTTCACTCGCTCGACAGCGCCCGGCTATCCGTGAACGTGGCCTCGCTGATTGGGCATGGCACGGTGCGCAAGGCCGTAATGGGCCGGGCCCGGCGGGCGCCGTCGGAGGCGGAGCTGGGGCAGATGGAGGCCCTGGTAGACAGCGCCATGCGCGCCGGCGCGGTGGGCTTGTCGTCGGGGCTGATTTACGTGCCGGGCACGTACTCGCGCACACCGGAGCTGGTGCGGCTGGCGCGGGTGGCGGGCCGGGCCGGCGGCCTCTACGCCACCCATATGCGCAACGAAACCGACAGTGTCACCTATTCCATTGAAGAAGCTCTGCGCATCGGCCGCGAGGCCAATCTGCCGGTGCAGATTTCGCACCTCAAGCTGGGCGGGCAGCAGAACTGGGGCCGCACCGCCAACCTGCTCAGCCGCATCGAAACCGCCCGGCAAAGCGGCCAGGCCGTCACCATCGACCAGTACCCGTACACGGCCAGCTCCACCAGCCTCAGCACCCTGCTGCCCGACGCCGTGCAGGCGGACGGCCGCGACTCGCTGCGCGCCCGCCTGGCCCGCCCGGCTGTGCGCCGCGCCGTGGAAGCCAGCTTGCTGGAGCGCCTGAAACGCCGCCAGCTCCGGCACTTCAGCTACGCCGTAGTGGCCAGCTTCCCACCCGACACCAGCTACAACGGCCTCAGCATCGAGCAGATAAACCAGCGCCGCGGCCGCCCGCACAACGCCCGCGCTGAAGCCGCTACCGTGCTTGATCTGGTGCTGCAGCACGACGCCGGCATGGTGTTCCACGGCATGAGCGAAACCGACGTGCAGAACATCATGCGCTACCCGCAGAACATGGTGGCCTCCGACGCCAGCATCCGGGTGTGGCAGGAGGGCGTGCCGCACCCGCGTGGCTACGGCTCCAATGCCCGCGTGCTGGGCCGCTACGTGCGCGAGCTGCACGTGCTGACCCTGGAAGAAGCCATCCGGCGCATGACCAGCCTGCCCGCCCAAACCTTCGGCTTCTCGGACCGCGGCCTGCTCCGCCCCGGTTTCGTAGCCGATATCGTGGTGTTCGACCCCGCCACCGTGCAGGACCGCTCCACCTTCGAGCAGCCGCATCAGTATTCGGAGGGCATGAAATACGTGCTGGTAAACGGCCGCCTGACCGTGCGCAACGGCCGCCACACCGGCGCCCGCAGCGGCCAGGTGCTGCGCAGGTAG
- a CDS encoding alpha-amylase family glycosyl hydrolase yields the protein MPDSAVHPDAHLFQVRHPEWAANATIYEVNLRNFTPEGTFRAFAEHLPRLAAMGISIVWLMPIHPIGAVERKGTLGSQYAVQDYFGVNPEFGTLDDLRYLVQTAHALDLRVLLDWVANHTSWDNPLVQQHPDWYQHDEYGRLVPPVPDWTDVVAFDYTQPGLRRYMTDALLYWLREADIDGYRCDVAGLVPTDFWDEARLELDEVKPLFMLAEWDELYPSGGLTWEQFNSDTKLLERAFNMTFGLRLHYLLDHIAEGKAPLADIDAYLAAERAKYPPSVYLMHFTSNHDVNSWDGTEYERLGPLALPFAVLTVLLPGMPLLYTGQETALNRRLLFFDRDTIDWTELPLESFYTKLLQLKRRHPALRNGDVLSRLRRLPGPSSLYGFLREKDGAAVLCVINISEEPTPLQLPAEAAGTWLDVFSQVQLKLEEGDTLTVQGHGWRVLERV from the coding sequence GTGCCCGATTCCGCCGTTCACCCCGATGCCCATTTGTTCCAGGTTCGTCACCCGGAGTGGGCCGCCAATGCCACCATCTACGAAGTCAACCTACGCAATTTCACGCCCGAAGGCACTTTTCGGGCCTTTGCGGAGCACCTGCCGCGGCTGGCGGCCATGGGCATCAGCATCGTGTGGCTGATGCCGATTCACCCGATTGGGGCCGTGGAGCGCAAGGGCACGCTGGGCAGCCAGTACGCCGTGCAGGACTATTTCGGGGTGAACCCGGAGTTCGGCACCCTCGATGATCTGCGCTACCTCGTGCAAACCGCCCACGCCCTGGACCTTCGCGTGCTGCTCGACTGGGTGGCCAACCACACCAGCTGGGACAACCCGCTGGTGCAGCAGCACCCCGACTGGTACCAGCACGACGAATACGGCCGCCTCGTGCCGCCCGTGCCCGACTGGACCGACGTAGTAGCCTTCGACTACACCCAGCCCGGCCTGCGCCGCTACATGACCGACGCGCTGCTCTACTGGCTGCGCGAGGCCGACATCGACGGCTACCGCTGCGACGTGGCCGGCCTCGTGCCCACCGATTTCTGGGACGAGGCGCGCCTGGAGCTGGACGAGGTGAAGCCCCTGTTTATGCTGGCCGAGTGGGACGAGCTCTACCCCAGCGGCGGCCTCACCTGGGAGCAGTTCAACTCCGATACCAAGCTGCTGGAGCGGGCCTTCAACATGACCTTCGGCCTGCGCCTGCACTACCTGCTCGACCACATTGCCGAAGGCAAAGCCCCGCTGGCCGACATCGACGCGTACCTGGCTGCCGAGCGGGCCAAATACCCGCCCTCGGTGTACCTGATGCACTTCACCAGCAACCACGACGTGAACAGCTGGGACGGCACCGAGTACGAGCGGCTGGGGCCGCTGGCGTTGCCGTTTGCGGTGCTCACGGTGCTGCTGCCCGGCATGCCGCTGCTCTACACCGGCCAGGAAACCGCCCTCAACCGGCGCTTGCTGTTCTTCGACCGCGACACCATCGACTGGACCGAGCTGCCGCTGGAAAGCTTCTACACCAAACTGTTGCAGCTCAAGCGCCGCCACCCGGCCCTGCGCAACGGCGACGTGCTCAGCCGCCTGCGCCGCCTCCCCGGCCCCTCCAGCCTCTATGGCTTCCTGCGCGAAAAAGACGGCGCGGCCGTGCTCTGCGTCATCAATATCTCCGAAGAGCCCACGCCGCTCCAACTGCCCGCCGAAGCCGCCGGCACTTGGCTGGACGTATTCAGCCAGGTACAGCTGAAGCTGGAGGAAGGCGATACGCTGACCGTGCAGGGCCACGGCTGGCGCGTGCTGGAACGGGTGTAA